CGCATCATCGTCGCCGCCGGCCTCTCGGGTCACGGCTTCAAGTTCGCGACGGCGTTCGGCGCCGCCGCGACCGAGCTCGCGCTCGAGGGCGAGGCACGCTTCGGCAACGAGCAGTTCACCCTCGCCGCCCACTTCGACTACCTCGCCGAGCACGGCGCCTACTCGGGCACCGGGCACTAACCCCTCCCCAGATCGAATCCAAGAGAAAGCACTCCGATGACAACGTCGTCACCTCTGCCGCAGCGCCGCCTTGGCGTGCTTGCGATTGCCTTCATGATCATCGCCGCTTCGGCACCCCTCACCGCGATCGCGGGCGGGGCGCCGACCGGCTTCGCCGTCAGCGGGCTCACGGGCGTGCCCGCGAGCTACATCGTGCTCGCCGCCGTGTTCGCGGTGTTCGCCTTCGGCTACGCCGCCATGGCCCGCCACATCGAGAATGCCGGCGCGTTCTACGCCTACGTCGCCCGCGGCCTCGGCCGCCCCATGGGCGTTGGCACCGCGGTCTCGGCCGTCGTCGCCTACGCCTGCATGCAGATCGGCATCTTCGCGATGTTCGGCTTCAGCATCGCCGACTGGCTCTCGAGCCGCTTCGGCGTCACCACCCAGTGGTGGCTCTGGGTGCTCATCGGCATCGTCGTCGTGGGTGCCCTCGGCCTGTTTCGCGTCGACTTCTCGGCAAAGGTTATCGGCGTGCTCGTCGCGCTCGAGTTCCTCGTCGTGCTCGTCTTCGACATCATCGCGATCACGGTCGCGCCCGAGGGGTACAGCCTCGAGCCGGTCAACCCCGCCTCGCTGTTCACCCCGGGCGTCGGCGTGCTGCTCGCCTTCGGCGTCGCGGCGTTCATGGGCTTCGAGTCGGCCGCCATCTACGCGAACGAGGCGAAGGACCCGCGCCGCACGATCGCCCGCGCGACCTTCCTCGCCGTCATCGTCATCGGCGTCTTCTATGCCATCTCGGCGTGGTCGCTCACCGTCGCCTACGGCCAGTCGAACATCGTCGAGCAGTCGGGCGAACTCGGCCCCGGCCTGCTCTTCGCGTTCCTCGGGGAGCACGCCGCGAGCATCCTCGTCGACTTCGCGAATGTCCTCTTTATCACCAGCCTGTTCGCGGCGCTCATGTCGTTCCACAACGCCGTCTCGCGCTACTTCTCGGAGCTCGGCCGCGAGGAGGTGCTGCCGAAGGCCTTCGGCCGCCTCAACCGCGCGGGCTCGCCCGTCGTCGGCTCGCTCACGCAGAGCCTCCTCGCCCTACTCGCGACGATCGGTTTCATCATCGCCGACACCGGCGACCCGCTGTTCCCCGTGCTCACGATGTTCACGTGGCTCACGAACACCGGTGCGTTCGGCCTTGTACTGCTCATGGTGCTCGTCGCCATCGCGGTCATCGCCTTCTTCCGACGGGATGCTCGGGGCGTCGGCGTCTGGTCGCGGCTCATCGCGCCCGCGATTTCGGGCCTCGCGCTTGCGGTCGTGTTCGTGCTCGTGCTCATGAACTTCGACCTCATGCTCGGCCAGGAAGAGTCGAATGCGACCACGTTCATCCTGCCCGCGCTGATCATCGTGCCCGGCATCGCCGGCGTGCTCTACACGCTCTGGCTGCGCCGCGCGCGGCCCGAGCGGTATGCGCTCATCGGCGCCGAGATGACGCCGAAGACCGAGGTCGTCGGGGTCGACGAGCTCGGCTAGCCGCACGGTCGCGGACGGGCCGGCGCGCATCCTGGGAATGGAAGCGCGCCGGCCCGTGTTCAATTAAGCTGAATGACTTTTCAAGCAAATTGGAGTGAGCGATGACCGACCAGACCAGCGCGGCGGAGATCCCGGCCGAGGTAGACCCCAACGCCCTCGTGTTCGGCATCAACACGTTCGGCGACCTCACGCAGCGCGCCGACGGCGAGCTGAACAGCCACGCGCAGACCATCCGCGAGATCGTCGAGCAGGGCGTGTTTGCCGAGCAGGTTGGCATCGACCTCATCGGCATCGGCGAGCACCACCGCGACGACTTCGCCGTGTCGTCGCCCGAAATGGTGCTCGCGGCGATCGCGGCGCAGACCGAGCGCATCCGCCTCGGCTCGGCCGTGACCGTGCTCAGCTCGGACGACCCCGTGCGCCTCTACGAGCGCTGGTCGACCCTCGACGCGCTCTCGCAGCGCCGCGCCGAGATCATGATCGGCCGCGGCTCGTTCACCGAGTCCTTCCCGCTGTTCGGCTTCGAGATGCAGGACTACGAGCGCCTCTTCGAAGAGAAGGCGCAGCTCTGGTCGCAGCTCGCGGCCGGCGGCCCCGTCACCTGGACGGGCTCGGTGCGCAAGCCCCTCACCGATGTCTCGGTGTACCCGCCGGTCGAGCCGCAGGCCGACGGCACCCCGGGCGTTCTGCCGACGGCCGTCGCGGTCGGTGGCTCGCCCGAGTCGGTCATCCGCGCCGCGCACTACGACTTCCCGCTCATGCTCGCGATCATCGGCGGCGGCGTGAGCCGCTTCGCCCCGTTTGCGAACCTCTACCGCCAGGCGCAGGCGAAGTTCGGCCACGAGACCGCCACGATCGGCTACCACTCGCCCGGCCACATCGCCGCGACCGATGCCGAGGCGAAGGAGCAGCTCTACGAGTTCTGGCAGGCGAACACGACGCGCATCGGGCGCGAGCGCGGCTGGCCGGCCGCGACGCGCGAGCAGTTCGAGGCGGGCATCGAAGGTGACGGCGCCCTGCACGTCGGCAGCCCCGACACCGTCGCGCGCAAGATCGCCTTCGGCATGCGCTCGCTCGGTGCCCAGCGCTTCGACCTCAAGTACCAGTCGGGCCAGATGCCCCACGAATACGCGATGTCGTCGCTGAAGCTCTACGGCGAAGAGGTCATTCCCCGCGTGCGCGAACTGCTGGCCGACTAGCGAGCCGCACCCGCAGCAGGCCGAGCACGTGCAGCACGACGGCGACGGCGAGGAACGCGACGAACACCTGCGCCGTCGTCGCGATCACCGAGCCCCAGCCGCCCGAGCCGGTCGGGTCGAGAAAGCCGTACGGGTACCAGCCGACGATGCCGCCGCGCACCCACGTGTACACGAGGTAGAGCAGCGGATAGACGAGCCAGGCGAGCGGCCGACCCCACGAGGCGCGGCGCGTCTGCGTGATGACGAGCCAGCCGACAACGCCGAGCACGGGCGTGATGCGGTGCAGCAGGATGTTCGACCACTCGAGATCCCAGCGCGCGAGCGCGCCCGGCTCGGCGACGAGAATCGCGTAGATGAGGCCGGTCATCACCATGTAGAACGCGGCTGCACCCCGCAGGTCGTCCCACCACAGTGGCAGGCGCGCGCGGGCCCGCAGCCCGCCGACGATGAGCACGACGCCGAAGAGCAGGTTCGAGATGTTCGTGAACTGCGACATCGACTCGATCAGCGTCGACTCGACCATGCCGTTCGCGGCGCGGTAGAAGTTCCGGGCGACGCCGGCGAGCGCCGCGAGGCCGAGCGCGAGGCGCAGGATGCGCACCCAAGCTCGGTCTGGATGCACGGCACGGTTCGTGCGTGCGAAGCGGTTGACCGCGGGCAACGTCGTCGTTCTCCCCATACGGGGAACGCTAGTCGACGCCGGGCGGCGCCTACGCCGCGCGCGCCGTGCCGAGCTCGTAGCGCTCGGCGAGTTCGTCGACGAGGTACTCGGCGATCGCCATCGACGAGGTCGCGCCGGGCGAGGGGGCGTTGCGTAGGAACATCGCGCCGCCGCTCTGCTGAATCACGAAGTCGTCGACCATCTTGCCCTGGCGGTCGACCGCCTGGGCGCGCACGCCGCGGGGCGCCCGCTTGCCCTTCGCACCCTCGAGCTGCGGCACGAACTTCGCGGCGCCCTCGACGAAGCGGTCCATCGAGATCACGCCGCCGAGCTCGCGTAGCGCGGCGCCGGCGTTCTGCGATGCGAACTTCCAGAACCCCGCATCCTTCGCGATCGCGAGCGAGTCGCGAAGGCTGAACGGGAAGCCCTGGTACTGCTCGCGCGCGAACGAGAGGAACGCGTTCGGGCCGATCATGAGTTCGCCGTCGATGCGACGCGTGATGTGCACGCCGAGGAACGGATACGCGGGGTCGGGCACCGGGTAGATGAGCCCGTTCACGACGTCGGCGTGCTTGTGCTCGAGGATGAAGTACTGGCCGAAGAAGGGCAGGATGCTCGGGTCGGCCCCGGCGCCCGAGGCGCGGGCGAGTCGGTCGGACTGCAGGCCGCCGCAGACAATCGCGTGGTCGAACACCTCGGCACTCGTCGTGCTGATCACGGTGACGAGCCCGTTCGCGCTCTGTACCCGCTCGACCTCGGTGCTGAGGCGGATCTCGCCGCCGTCGCGCTCGAAGTCGGCGACGAGCGCCATCGTCAGCCCGGTGTAGTCGATGATCGCGGTGTGCGGCGAGTGCACGGCGGCCTCACCGACGACGTTCGGCTCGAGCTCGCGCAGGCGCCCTGCGTCGATGAGCGCGACGTCGGGCACGCCGTTCGCGGTCGCCTTCTTGTGGATCTCGGCGAGGCGCTCGCGCTCGACCTCGTTCTGGGCGACGACGACCTTGCCGCACTCGTCGATTGCGACGTCGTTCTCGACGGCGAAGTTCGTGATGAGGTCGACGCCGCGGCGGCACAGCCGGGCCTTGAGGCTGCCGGGCTGGTAGTAGAGGCCAGCGTGCACGACGCCCGAGTTGTGGCCGGTCTGGTGGCCCGCGACGTGGTCTTCCTTCTCGAAGAGCACGACGTGCGACTGCGGGTAGCGCTGCTTGAGCTCGCGGGCGACGGCGGCACCGATGATGCCGGCGCCGATGACAGCGATACGGGTGGTTGGGGTGGTCATAGGGGGAGCCCCTTTCTGAGAGACGTTGTGGAGAATGAGAGACTGTCGGCATGGCGACGGTGAATGATCGAGGCCCGACACTGAGCGAGCGTGCCGTGGAGCAGCTGCGACGGGCGATTGTCCTCGGCGAGCTCGAGGCGGGGGAGCGGTACTCGGCAACTGAACTCGGCGAGCGTTTCGGCATGTCGCGCACGCCCATCCGCGAGGCCACGCAGGAGCTCGCGCGCCTCGGCCTCGTGTCGGTCGAGCGCAACCGGGGCATCCGCGTGCTGCCGACCAGTCTTGAGGCATTCGTTGAGGGGTTCGAAGTGCGGCTCATGCTCGAGCTGCCGCTCGCGCGCCGCGCGGCGAGTGCGGCGACGCCCGAGCAGCGCGCCGAGATTGCCGCGCAGTTCGCGCGCTTCGTCGAGGTCGCCGAATCGGGCGACGTCGACGCGACGTTGCGCTGCGACCGCGACTTTCACCGGGGCCTGCTCGAGGTTGCCGGCAATGTGCGCGCCGTCGAGGTGCTCACCGAGCAGCGAAACATGGTGCTGAAGACCGGCGTCGGCACGGTGCCGCACATGCGCAGCACGGTCGAGTGCGCCGAGGATCACCGCGCGATCGTCGACGCGGTCGTGGCGGGCGACGGCGAGGCCGCGGGCGCGGCGATGCGCGCGCACATCCTCAACACCG
The Gulosibacter sediminis genome window above contains:
- a CDS encoding APC family permease, with product MTTSSPLPQRRLGVLAIAFMIIAASAPLTAIAGGAPTGFAVSGLTGVPASYIVLAAVFAVFAFGYAAMARHIENAGAFYAYVARGLGRPMGVGTAVSAVVAYACMQIGIFAMFGFSIADWLSSRFGVTTQWWLWVLIGIVVVGALGLFRVDFSAKVIGVLVALEFLVVLVFDIIAITVAPEGYSLEPVNPASLFTPGVGVLLAFGVAAFMGFESAAIYANEAKDPRRTIARATFLAVIVIGVFYAISAWSLTVAYGQSNIVEQSGELGPGLLFAFLGEHAASILVDFANVLFITSLFAALMSFHNAVSRYFSELGREEVLPKAFGRLNRAGSPVVGSLTQSLLALLATIGFIIADTGDPLFPVLTMFTWLTNTGAFGLVLLMVLVAIAVIAFFRRDARGVGVWSRLIAPAISGLALAVVFVLVLMNFDLMLGQEESNATTFILPALIIVPGIAGVLYTLWLRRARPERYALIGAEMTPKTEVVGVDELG
- a CDS encoding Atu2307/SP_0267 family LLM class monooxygenase; this translates as MTDQTSAAEIPAEVDPNALVFGINTFGDLTQRADGELNSHAQTIREIVEQGVFAEQVGIDLIGIGEHHRDDFAVSSPEMVLAAIAAQTERIRLGSAVTVLSSDDPVRLYERWSTLDALSQRRAEIMIGRGSFTESFPLFGFEMQDYERLFEEKAQLWSQLAAGGPVTWTGSVRKPLTDVSVYPPVEPQADGTPGVLPTAVAVGGSPESVIRAAHYDFPLMLAIIGGGVSRFAPFANLYRQAQAKFGHETATIGYHSPGHIAATDAEAKEQLYEFWQANTTRIGRERGWPAATREQFEAGIEGDGALHVGSPDTVARKIAFGMRSLGAQRFDLKYQSGQMPHEYAMSSLKLYGEEVIPRVRELLAD
- a CDS encoding Pr6Pr family membrane protein — its product is MGRTTTLPAVNRFARTNRAVHPDRAWVRILRLALGLAALAGVARNFYRAANGMVESTLIESMSQFTNISNLLFGVVLIVGGLRARARLPLWWDDLRGAAAFYMVMTGLIYAILVAEPGALARWDLEWSNILLHRITPVLGVVGWLVITQTRRASWGRPLAWLVYPLLYLVYTWVRGGIVGWYPYGFLDPTGSGGWGSVIATTAQVFVAFLAVAVVLHVLGLLRVRLASRPAVRARGE
- the lhgO gene encoding L-2-hydroxyglutarate oxidase, producing MTTPTTRIAVIGAGIIGAAVARELKQRYPQSHVVLFEKEDHVAGHQTGHNSGVVHAGLYYQPGSLKARLCRRGVDLITNFAVENDVAIDECGKVVVAQNEVERERLAEIHKKATANGVPDVALIDAGRLRELEPNVVGEAAVHSPHTAIIDYTGLTMALVADFERDGGEIRLSTEVERVQSANGLVTVISTTSAEVFDHAIVCGGLQSDRLARASGAGADPSILPFFGQYFILEHKHADVVNGLIYPVPDPAYPFLGVHITRRIDGELMIGPNAFLSFAREQYQGFPFSLRDSLAIAKDAGFWKFASQNAGAALRELGGVISMDRFVEGAAKFVPQLEGAKGKRAPRGVRAQAVDRQGKMVDDFVIQQSGGAMFLRNAPSPGATSSMAIAEYLVDELAERYELGTARAA
- a CDS encoding GntR family transcriptional regulator; this encodes MATVNDRGPTLSERAVEQLRRAIVLGELEAGERYSATELGERFGMSRTPIREATQELARLGLVSVERNRGIRVLPTSLEAFVEGFEVRLMLELPLARRAASAATPEQRAEIAAQFARFVEVAESGDVDATLRCDRDFHRGLLEVAGNVRAVEVLTEQRNMVLKTGVGTVPHMRSTVECAEDHRAIVDAVVAGDGEAAGAAMRAHILNTAELLLRQESASRADFGTPDALVALERLV